In Planctomycetota bacterium, the genomic window GGGCAAGCAGGGTTTCCGCAGGCTTGAGGATGCGGGCCGCGGCGCGCGTGTCGAAACTGTAGCTGGGTGTCGAGATATTCCCGGGCAATGGATAGGTGTCCTCGCAGTACATCACGCCCACGAACGAATTCAGCGAGTAGCTGCGGAGACGGCCGGTTGGATCCTGCGGACTCTTGTAGGCGGTTTCGCTGCCGATGTAATCGTACAGGCTTCCCTTCTGGAGCGCGGCTGAAGTCTCGGCGGATCCGTTGATGGTCCCCGGCACCGCGGGATCGGTCCGGACCCATCCGATGTATTCGTTGCCCGCGTCCTCGCGGATGATCGATCCGTTGGGAACGGTCTTCAGGTTTGACCATCCCACCGGGGTGTCCGTGCGCGGGCTCGGCAGGCGGCCATTGTTCGAGGAGCTGTAGGTGTTCACGGCCGTTCCGATGGTGCCGAGATTCTTCATGCATTCGATGGTGCGGCCCGTCTGCGTGGCGCGGCCTACGCCGACAAGCACCAGGGAAATAATGATGCCGAGAATGGCGATGACCACCAGAAGTTCAACCAGAGTGAATCCTTCAGAGGATCCACCGTGACTTGAACTCGCGGAAAATATTTTATTGATTCTAAAAAACGAGGTGGAGTTCATGGAAATTCCTTGACTCCTCGCGCATCATGATGCACTCGCCATCGCCGCAGGGCGATTCTTTGGGCGCTACTTTATTTTTCCGGGCAGCAGCATCTTCTTGATGTTGTAGAGATCGACAAAGGTGTCGGGCAAATCCGGATAACCCGGACTGGATTTGTATTGGGCTTGAAGGTCGCCATTTTTCATTTCTGGGCTTTGAATCTGGTAACCCTCGACGCTGCCGTCGACATGGACCATGTTGACTTCGCCGGGATTCCACACCGAGGGGGCGTCGTACCACTTGCCGTTGGAGAATGTCCCGGTGGCGGTGTCCAGGGTGATTTCAGGATTGCCCAGGAATCCGTTGGCATTCCAGCCCGTCTGACCTTTGGCTTGATCCCATTCAGGCAAGGCCAGCAATGTTTCCGCCGGATGGGGGATGCGGGAAACAGTGCGGGTGTCGTAGGAATAATTTTTCGAGATGTT contains:
- a CDS encoding type II secretion system GspH family protein, yielding MNSTSFFRINKIFSASSSHGGSSEGFTLVELLVVIAILGIIISLVLVGVGRATQTGRTIECMKNLGTIGTAVNTYSSSNNGRLPSPRTDTPVGWSNLKTVPNGSIIREDAGNEYIGWVRTDPAVPGTINGSAETSAALQKGSLYDYIGSETAYKSPQDPTGRLRSYSLNSFVGVMYCEDTYPLPGNISTPSYSFDTRAAARILKPAETLLALPEWDQAKGVPGWNVNGFIGNPEITIDPVTGAYANTAWYNVPAVWNSGAFNMVLVDGHTVLYQSQSPEMINGDLQAQFSNGAYPDLPDTDVDLYNIKKMLLPGKIN